The genomic stretch CATCAGGTGAAGTCGAACAAGCCTTTTTTTCTCTGGTGATTCTTCATGTGtttaaacattcattacactgacaccttgTGGCCTCGATGTGTAGGAGGTTCTGTagtaaacctattttaaacattgctGCCCCCATTTGGGGGAcacactctatggagcataaaacTGATTCATTCAGAAAAAACAAAGCAGTGTGTTTCTTCATCCAGTGTGAATTAGACTTCatgacatatatatttatattattgtcAAAAATTATTTGATCCTTTAATGATAAATTGTGTTTGATTTATGTTTCCACGATATTTGGCAATAATCTAAGTTTTCTCTGCAAGAAAACATGTGGTAATGCATTCTGCTCTGTGATCTGGCCCTGGAGGAGTGTGATTAATGGTTCTTCTGATTTCCCACCTGCTGTTTTATAGGACACTGCAGCTTGAAACTGATATCTGGGCTCTTGCATGCGTGAGTATCCTAAATTTAACCCCTTTGTGAAGGTCCAGTCCAGGAACTTAGTCTTAGCCTTAGTTCAGACCATTCACAACATAAAACTATTTGATTTTCTGGAATTAACAGTATCAGAGGGAGGGAGCGCCGTTCTGTCTGCAGGGGGCAATGAACAGGGCCCACTGAACAGGGCCCACAGGGCCCTTTCTTCTGTGgttaatttcttattttatgGCTACTTTTCTATTACTGAGAGAAATCACAAAACTACTGACTGAAGTGACTCTGATTCAGTTCTGGAATAAAAAGACCCGTGTCataattagaaatgtttctgtttatgGATTAAAACAAAAACCCAGACTAGGCTAATATTAGAATTAAAATTCAGTTCATTGCTAAAATCTCCAAAAGCTACAAAATATATCACAGATTAATTTCTAAAGAAGCAGGTTAGCTAGGttaattttatataatgtatacTTTAAGTTGTTTCACAGCTAGGACTTTTTGCTTAACATGCTAATTCCATAGCTGCCAATACTTCAGACTACTTTCATTGGAAGTATACCTTAGATGCTAAGTCCACTGCTAATAAAGCTACTTTCATTTACACATCTCACAgacattattaataaaaatatgaattaagAGCTAAATGTTCACTGTGGTGACCAGGTTGGGACACAGTTCCTCTGGCAGCCCAGTTAGCAAGAAGACAGCAGATCCACTGAGGGCGAAGCAGGAAGTTCATTGGGGATTTGCTCAGTGCTTTCTTGGCAAAACACTGGTGGAGATTTACACAAAAAATCACttgctgctcaaatgtgtctcctgagatTAAGACCTCAGTAATCTCACACATTTATCCTCTGGaattttagtggagatctcagtaaaatCACAAATTCTGCTCAGATTTGCCAAATAAACTAAGCCCTACTCTCTGCATTATCcctgctttattattattatttttttatagctCGCTTATGTAAAATAAGACATTTTAGGAGAATCTACATTAAGTCTCCTGAGCCAGTACTGAGCACCCTATAAGCAACAAAATTTTCTTCTGGGTAattgtattagtttattttccagaataaaagtctctgtgaatttaaactACTTAGATGTTGTCCATAGGACAGTAATCCAAGTGATCTAGTGGTGGACTAGCAGTGGTCTACAATCAATCAATACAAACAATACAGATATTTTAAGCCACATGCTTGCTGACTGGGAGGTGATCAAAAAAATGTGATGTGATTTGTATAGTGCAGTAGATAAGATTTCTGAGGTTGGATTCTGTGAGTGGGTAAACACTGTATCAGGGGTGGATAATCTCATCTGCAAAGGGCCAGTGTCGCTGTTGGATTTTAGTCCATTCACGCCAAATCAAACccgatttcactcctttaattagttggtcTCAGTAAAACAACTGATCATGTGATCTCCTtgttggttggaacaaaaaccagcagccacaccggccctttgtggataagattgcccacccctgcacTATACACTCCATTCTGTACAAAAATTACATGTTGTCAACTCTGTCCACATAGAATTTATCTGGAATTTGTCTATGAGGATGTAAAGGACATTTGTGTTGTTGCAGACACAGCTGGGACTTGGACTGGACAGTGGCAACATGCTCAGTGGCTCAATATCTGTCACACCTCTACAgatatgcctgtgtgtgtgtgtgtgtgtgtgtgtgtgtgtgtgcgtgtgtgttgttCCCTCCAGCGTTTCTTTGTGTGGAAATTTGTCTCGTCTGGGGCCAACTGGCCCACTACTTTGACTGGTGGCTCTAATAGTGGAGGGCAGCTGTCGCGCTAACACTCGACAGCAAATGTCTGAATGCTAACGTCTCTAGCCGTAATGCGATTCTCTGTATTTTGCTATTAGTGCTGGTGAATGATGTAAGccccaataataataacaataaaagtcATTCCCCACGTAACTGACGTTGTGTGAGTTGAAGTGTGCTGAGCTGACGTTGTCGCCCATCTAATAATATAAAGTTTCCATTACTTCTATTATATAAAGGTCAAGTTGCTTTATGTTTGATAGAATAATGTTAATTgggagtatatatatatatatatatataatgtatgtatatgtgtgtgtgcgtgtgtatgtatgcACTGACATATCTGTGCTCATCtttgaaaaagaggagaaaaccAAGCTGCACTGTCTCGCTTCATTTCATCCtgactgagaaaaggaaatagaaacaaaagaagaaatttaaaaacaatgcaTAACCAGTTAGTTAGTTCAGATACTAATGTTGGAAGAGTTGTTGCAGATATGTTGGAGGCAGAGACAATACTGAAAGATTTTTTGATATTGTACTTAGTTGCTTAGACACTGTTTTTTCATTAATCTATTTGTATTTTgctaaaaaattatttatcaaATAACTTTGCAGTACTGAGTGTCCTCTGTTGGTGAGCGTGGAGTTCGTGTCCTCGCTGTCTGTGGGAGTTTAGTTATTTGAGCTCCAGAAGGTGGGAGGGGGGACTCATGCGTAAACAGTCCAAGAGCAGAACTCTGAGCAAGCTGTGAGACCAGATCAGTTCTTCCctatctctctttccctctctttttctttctttcattcttttactttctttctctttccctcacttctctcctctctgtcctgCTTTACTTACCGTCCCTTTCCTTCCCTCTCATGCCTCTTTCTGTTTCTTACTCATTCCCTTTTCTCTgattcaccctctctctctttctctccctttacccctcctccctcctctcttcCCTAATAACTCCCTGTGCTCTCCCTCTCACCCATGGAGACTCTTCATGCAGCTCTAACTCTTGGTGAGCTTGCGGCTCATTTGAAGCAgaagcagcaacagcagcttAAAGTCTCAGAAGAAGAACCAGAGTCAAACTACGCAGATCTCAGGGAAACCAACACGAGCCTCTCCTCTGGCACGAAGACAAACGGCACCAAAACTGTGAAGGTCACGTTCACAGGGGAGGGAAACCAGTTGGCCGTGTTCCGATGGAAGGACCCCGGAGATGCCAAAGACTCTTCCTCCTCTGTCAAATCCGAATTTACAGAGGGCGAGGAGGAGCAAGAGGAGCTGAGCTATACAGAAATGCGTTTGGGAAACAGTCTTCACTCAGAGGATGACAGTGCCACGCCGACAGTGGATGCAGAATCTCACTACATCACAACCCATGAGATCCAGCTCACAGAACTTGACCATGACGTTGACTTCGACTTTGGACGTGGATCACGCTGGGGTTATGACGATGATAACCTTGTGTACTCGTTTGTGGATTATGCATCCTTTGAGAGTGTCAACGAAGATGGAATAGGGGCCAAAAGCATCCAACGATCAGATGGGCAGACTCCACGGCCACCCAAACTGGCAGCGACTGAAGCACCAGTTAGCACTGAAAGTGAGCCATGTGAAGGTACAAGTTCAGATGAGAGTCCCTATAAGGTTCCTGATGACAGACTTTGTTCCAGTGGACAAGTTCACATGGCTGTTAAAACTTCTCAGCCCCTAAGTGGtccagaagaagaaaacttcTATTTCCGGACAGCACAGAACTCCACTGGACATTTTATAAACTCTGTCCGCAAGGACGAGGCACTTCAGGAGCAGGCTCACTGTTTCATCCCAGCCCCAGGACGACAGCACCTAGCCAGCAAGTTGAGAGGGAAAGACATCAACGAGTATTCAAGTGGGGCATCCAGTTCTGTCAGTGAGTTAGACGATGCAGATAAAGAGGTACGCAACTTAACAGCCAAGTCATTCCGCAGCCTTGCATGCCCTTACTTTGATGCCATTGACCTAAGGACCTCCAGCGAGTCTTCTGTATCTGAACATGGTCTGAGTTTCAACAGGTGGTCTGCAGTTGTTGACTGGAATTATGGCAGCATCGATCATGAACATGGCACACTAGAGACCACCAAGCACACAGAGAATAAAAATGGTAACATAATCACATCTAAGAACAGATCTTCCGAATCAGCTAAAAAATTGGAAGTGACAAGCAAGTTTCAGTCTGAGAGGGACGAGGCCAAGGCAGTCAACTTGACTGAGATGTTGAGCATCAGTTGCAACATGGAAACAGCATTGGCCTCAAAAAGCACACACAGTATTTCTGGCTCATGTTCCACCGCCAATGTTGAAATTACCAAGCCAGCAAGGTCAGGGTATGAAACAGGTAACCAGCCATCTGAGGTGACTGATGGTTCCAAAGACACATACCAGAAAGCAGTTGTTGCTTCAAGTCTCTTGCAAAATGTCATCTCCAAGAAAATGCAATTTGAGCAAGTGTGTATGGAGAGGTTTCAGGTGCAGCAATTTTCACCCTGCCCCCAGTATACAAACTCTCAAAATGACAACACAGATACCAAGAATGTCCAGAGGCAGGCATCAGAAACAGGGTCTGGGGAATCTACAATCTCCCTGGAAGAGCTTGGGGACATAATGCACAGTGTTTCTCACCTTTCTGAAGAGGAGGCAAATTCACATGGAGCCACAGGGGAAGCTTGTTTGGAGTCACCTGGCCCATCAGCATCCACTTCCAAAGCAGAGCCATGTGAAAGCTGTAAGGGTAAACTGCCATGCCTTCAAAGCAGTGCCTTCAAAACCTGGAAAGATAGTGAGCATATGATCCCTGGAAGTGACACCAAACCTACAGATGTAACAGTATCCACTGAACGTGGTAATGAGAGGAAGACCAAGGTGTCTCACTTGTATGTGCCCAGCTCACATCCCTTGCCCAAAGAGCGAGATCTGGTAAAAAGTGCAGGGGAAGGAGGGCAAGGAGAAACAAGTGCTGGTTCTGACTGCAGTCAAGGTAAAGCAAAAGAGATCACAATCTGCCTGCAGAACatgaaggaaaacaacagcAACCAGGTCAGTATTGCCAGCCTCCTGACGCCCAGCATTGGACACAACCCGGTTAAAAGTCACATACTCTCGGTTAGCGACAAAGCACCACACTTCATGGTGAGGGATTTCCGGGACAACAAATGGAAGCTGCACACCCCAATCCATCAGGTGCGAGATGTGCGCAAACTGGTGAAAAGCTCTTACAGATTTGTGTCACTGGAGAAGCCAGCACATAAATCTGGACCTTCTGTGTCATATGAGGAAATCCAGGATGTGAAAAAAGAACCAGACAAATCCCACTTTCCAAGCCCCATGGTGATCAAATTCCAATCTGTGAACACAAGCAGCACACAACAAAGCGCAAAAGTGAGCAGCAAGAGCTCACAAGAAACAGAAACTGCAAGAGAAGTCTCACCATGCTCCAGAAATGAGAGAATGCGCAGGGTGACATGTACCAAACAGATGGATCCAAAACTGGTCAGACAGAAAATGGAATGCAAGCTCACAAACCAGGCAGCTCTTGAAAAGTTGAAGGCAGCAGTTAAAACGATGGAGCAACTCTACGTCTTTGACAGGAATGAGTGGAAGCGCAAAGCAGAGGCACCCAGGGTGGTAACAGACAGTCATATTCTCTCGCTTATCACCAGTGAGGAACACAGAGTGGCAGGTAAAACGAATTCTGAAGACAAACAGGTAAAAATGTCAAACCTTGAGTCTCACACAGAAAGGATGCACATGAAACCCGTTGTACAGACAGGCATATCTAAAACCACTAAGCATGATTTGTGTGACAGTAGGTGTATGATGGGTCCAGAAGGTTGTCTAGGAAAGAGAACTTCTGTTAGTGTTGGAGCACATCAGAACAGACCATTTTCCACAGGTGAGAAGTCCAGTAAAGGTCCTTTGTGTCTCAAGTTTTCTCAATCTAAAGCTAGGCTGGAAGACAGAGGGAGGGTTGGCACCCCTGCTTCAGAGACTGTCAGTAAATCTCAGCATTTCCATCCACCTATGCCTGATTCTCAAAACTATCTAACCATCCCTGTTAAATCTTCCCCCACTGACCACAAAATTGCTTTGCAGCCTTGTCCCCAGCAAACCCACCAAACCCTACAGAGATCACCAGTCGTCACAGACTCCTGGGCGCCTGAGAGTccaacagcaacaataatgtaTCACCACACAGCTCACCCACAACTTGTCTGCATCACCCCACCTTTGGACATACCTGCTCCAAACACTCAGCGCAAGCTTCTGTTGGATCCCAGCACTGGTCAGTACTACCTGGTAGACAACCCTGTCCCCCTGCAGCCAGCAACACAGAGAATTTTTTACCCAGAAAGTGGACGATACCTGGATGTACCAATGTCTGTAACACCAGTGCCCATCTCACCCCTTACCTTGAGTCCAGCCTACCCACCTCCAACTTACTTCGTCTACCGACCCCCTCTACTGCCCCTAcattcacacacccagtcatctACTTGCTTGGAGGGTGACGCTCTGGAATCTGGAGCAAGAAGCTTGTACCTTGCTCCACCAGGTGCACCAACGTCTGGAGCTAAGCAGGTCATTAGCATATCATCACAGCAAGGGCCTCGAATCATCGCTCCACCTTCTTTTGATGGAACGACCATGAGCTTTGTGGTAGAGCACAGATAACTGAGGGTGAGTGAGCCTAACCTTGGAGTACCCCTTGTCCACTCAAaccttttaaaagaaaaagagtAACCAACCAGTCAGCCTATTAGCAAATATTTTCTGAAGGAAAGTGAGTCTTTTtgagcaggaaaaaaaacaaaatatgtatTGTATGGTTGAAgtaccaaaatatatttttgtggaAATTCAAGGGCAGTGTTACACTTTGTCCATCAAAATATAATCAGTGTTTTTCAAAATAGATTCTAGCTagtgctataaaaataaaatacccaCAGAGTACCCTAGCCCTTCCTCTGCTCTCCAGATTTACAGTTGAAAACCACTGGGTTAGGAATGAAAAATATTCTTATTAAacgtaatatttaaaaacattttattttttggcacaaaacaaaaataaatgtggtCCTGCTTTCAATAAAACAATATCTTGGTGCATTACTTTATTGTCTATATCCAGTACAAAGTCTACAGATCTGGATCTTAATGCCACTTTATGGTCCTGTGTTTTGTATTCACTGTAGTTAAATGACCTGTTGATGTAGTAGTAAACAGTGAGATTCTATGATGCACAAATTGGTCCCTTAAAGTACAACAATGTTATTCTGAGAGAAAGAGGCCATAAGAGAGACCCAGAGAGTATGTAGGTAGATCTAAGattgagtaagtgagtgagagcATGTTGTGTGGGGGTGATAGAAAGCAAGAAAATAGCTTTTGTGCaagtgtgtctatgtgtgtgtgtgctacagAAAGAAGCAGAGCACAAAAGAGGTTCCTCTCTGTAGTGCTGTGGTTATATGGTTTTGCTGAAGAAAAAAGTGTAGGAAAATAAGATGGAGTGATTTTTGCAGTGGATCCCTGCATCTAAAAACAGCAGGGTACTCGATCTCTGGTGtttaaatcattaaatcattaaaaggTTTTATTATATGTATGATACAGAAACTTGTCTttccagtggtggtgaatgaaaataaatgtctgATTCCAATAgatgtcaaacaaacaaacaaataacatccagcattttatttattttattgtcatCGGCATGATGACAATGATGGATGTATTACTcccttattttaattattattttatgtttaaagctTAAAACAAATAGTCGTATTAATAACTCTCTGTTAAGATCTTAAAGATGTCTGATTCCATTACTACTACTGTGAACTATTCTGACTGATATTATAGAGTTTACATCAATAATTTGCCAGACAGTTTTAAGGATAAACTGTAAATATCTGATGTAGCTAGTAGTTGGTGATCACTGGAGTAGAGTACAGACATATGAGTGAAGTCAAAGCATTGGTGATGTGTTAATTTTTCTATATATCTGAAATTTTGATACAGTTTCCAAGCCTAGATTTTTACAGTAAGTGGTACGTAAGTTTTCTCCAGGAAGGCTTCCCACTACATTTTGAACACTTCTTTGTGGATTTGATAGCAACAAATCAGTTACGGCAGATTacaaacacagctccacctCGTGTCAAACATATTGGGCtcaggagaacacagttccactgttccacggCCCAGTGTTGGGCTCGTttggatttatacccctctagtccagacatggcattgggcatggtgaccacATTCTGTATTGACCACAAAACCCATGACCAGAATCTGAATCAGGATCTGGATTTGTAAGACTCTGCACTAGTGTGCATGCatgtgagtgtttatgtgtttgAATGGGACACGTGTCGGTGTGTGAGAAGGATAAAGACAGcatagcatgtgtgtgtgtgtgtgtgtgtgtgtgtgcgtgcataaAGGTCAGTAGATTGTTGTGCTGAGGCAGGAGAATGACAGCTGCCGAGAACCATCATCAGCAGGGTCAGACCTTTTTATAGAgatacagagtgagagagagagagagagagagagagcaaggagaaATGTGTGTGAAGGCGGGtcgggggagagagagaaactggttTAACTTGCTCTTGCTTCTCTGTACTTCAGATAGTCAATGGTATTGTCTCTCGCACACATTCTcgcacacattttttaaaaaagggtttgaatgctctctctctctctctctctctctctctctctctttgaatcAGGTTTATGTGGGAGTTGTGTGTATCTGTTTGTTATATCTGAGTTCTGTTCATATGCTGTTACACTATACAAGTTTCAGTTATACTTCAGTTTGTTAAAAATGGTTTGccatttatttctgaatttatGATTCATCAATGGGCCAATAGCTAATTAAATTAGAGGACAGAACTGAACTGAGCAAAAAGTAGAGCTCCTCAAGTTTTCGAGGAAGTTCATTCTAACCCTCACCATGCCCGCTTTCCAGCACTGCATTGATGGAAAAATCatggatttgattgcattcagctttGTAAACCTGACTGACGTCAGGTACTGCTTTTGGGTGATTAGTTGTGGCACTAAAACTAACCCCAAAAGTACTGAATGGAGTTATGCTACTCCAGGAAACCCAGTTCCACTGATTTGCATTCCTCATCTAGCAGTCACAGCTCTGTCTGTCCTTGGAGAGTTGACTCTGCCTTTGTGTTTAATGTATTATCCACCACACTGTCAGCTTTGCGACCACATCTGGAGAGATTGCAAGTTATCAGTTCAGTCCTTATGCAACAACGTATTAATTACTATCTGTAATAGTGCACAAAACCACATTATGAGATAGTTTCCTGATCTTTTTATTGAATTAAAATTAACAATaacaattttaataatatatttacttcagtaatttattcataacataTTAGTGTAAACCTAATATACAGTTACATAACAGCTAAcagatatttttaattaattttttgtttctgtctctctctttctcaggggtgtgtgtgtgtatgtgtgtgtgtgtgtgtgagagagagagagagagagagagagagagattgattttgtgtgtgtgattccagAAACCTGTTTCCACTGCGTCGTGTGAACATACTCCCACACCGGAAATCATTGACATCATTTCCTGTGCTCTAGCTTCCtgtttgctctgttttttttttgctcattttgtgtgtgtgtgtgtgtgtgtatgtgtgttagcaAATGTGGAAAATAATTGAGAAacatttcctttcttttttatttttatttttattttttttacccaaaTCACTTTTTGCTCTCATTGGAAGCCCATAGCCACCAGGTGGAGAAAGGAATCATTTAGATCATGAACTCTGCTCAAATTATAGCTGAACTTCCTCAGATTTTGCTTTAGTTATCACATGTTCAAAGTAGGGACTTATTTTCTCCTAAATTCTGAATTGTCTTGAAACAATCATGTGATACAAATGTACTTAAAGTGTTCAAATCTTCACTAATTCCCTCAAAATGTTAATCTTTTGTTACAATGCTTACAATTGTGACATTCTGTCAGTCTGATCACTTTTCTTCTCAAAGTATTAAGATATTAAGATAAAGTATTAAGATAAAGATCACTTCTCAAAGTATTGATGTTTTTTATaaaatctcaaaatattatttctctaatttgatttttttcaagtaaaatcataatattttaattttttttttgccaaatattatttttaaaacctaTTTTCTCACAATATATTTAGTATGtcaaatatttctctttattttaacataattaaatattaaattaacacAATTAACATTCATTTTAGGAGaaacactactgtcaggatccTGGGTTgggtaaatattttaaaacttttttcttttgtttatatgtaaattatttattaaatttgaaGTCTTTTGAACGTTTTTACCTGGCAGAAATGAGCTTCTACAATATTTGGCCATTTTGATCTAGCCAAATTTTTCTCTTGATGTAAGGAGAGACTGGGCTCATCAGGTATTTATgacagagttttagggccaccgcactgaaaaaaaaaagattcagaggATAAAAtaagaattctgagaaaaatatcagaaaaattctgagaataatctcagaataattcacTGCACTATAATGGGGCAGATACAGCCACAGTGTAATTgaagaatgcagtgtgttgctgaagtcaAACTAtggtataaataaatactcaGTCCACATCCCACATCCCCTGCCACACCAGGACCAGATTTTGAACCCTGAATCGGTACAAGAAcctgtttattcagaagagggcatATAGTTTCACAGGATGAATGATTAATGGAGGATTAATGATCACAAAAAACGATTGATTATGGCTCATGGACTTGTGCAATAAACTAAAGCTGTTTGAGTCGtagtcaggggctgcactgatgGGTTTAGTCGTCATTTCGTgtggatgcatttaataaataattctgttcacttcactgactgcttctttaatAACTCACTATATGGctgtctacatattataataaataataacccaaaacaCAGTTTTTATCAATATTCAGATTTTATTATCTGAATAATACTGACCTTTTTTTCCCAGAATTTTTGAGATTTTTCTTAGAATTATTCCAAGATTttcctcagaattattctgagattattctttttgtttgtttgtttttccaatgCTAGGACCCTAAAACTCTATCTTAGGTATTAGGTCTGGTGTTGAATGAGTTTTTCAACTTGGTGCTACTCTGGAACAATATTTACAAGAGGATTGTACCTGAGTTTGGACCTGATTCAATGATTTACCATGACATTTGTTTTTCATAAAGAAACAACTGCTGCGTTTTTACCACAGTTCTTTAACCacagattattttaaaaaaactgtCAAACACTGTTAAAATCTTACACTGTATGGTAAACCACTGCTCTTATTTTAAAgtctttttttctgtcatttcCACTGCTAGCTCTGAAAAGCCATGTTAAGCATCCTAGCATCCTTACCGttgcttttgttttcttctgtatTTGGCtcttcattttgtttcatttattatgtgaacatacattaaaatatatggaTCTGCAGGCCAGTCTGTaaagaatatttaaaattttgtgacaaaaaaaattcatagtaatgtaaatgttacCAACACAAACTAACTCAGTTTGAAATGTGCTTTTTGTTCCAAAAcctaaaaaatgtttgtttgtcaTGTTGTTGCATTCAACTTAACACTGATCTAcatcatttttcaagctacaaGGTGGAAAACAACATGCCCTCAAATAACAATATTAGCCAGCTAAACATAACATTAGTGAAAGTATTCAAAACAGCAATATTTAGGGAAATATGATATTTCTTTCAAACTTAAATTAgctaaacaattttttttttaattttatttaaatgttgagAAGAAAAAATGTATTACTGTTATCTGTGGCAACATGGCATCTTATGCTAACCTGTGTAGAGCAACTTTCCAATAATAAATtcccttatttttttatttgttttcttagtcGAAGTTCATAAAGTCTGATTTACAAGCTTAAGTTGAAtgcaactattttttttttcttttacacattATATTTCACTGTTATTTTCCATGTCATTTAGAGGGAGGTAATTAAACATTACCCCACCACATGTCTAATTCAGTCATCCATCATCAACTACAGACATTCATCAGTCTGCATTTCTGAGTGATCATTAACCAGAAAGGAATCTTCAGCAGAGAGTGAACAAATTTATGTGATCTAAGCTTTAAATCATTCATAAAATCTGTGTCTGCTTTATTATACGTTAAATAATCTGATCTGTACATGTCTGAtgtatactacatttacatgaATGGCTTAACTAGCTTGAGAAATCATTTGAAATCTTTAGGAAATTATTTgagtaaaacaaacatttaaagtgTCTGTTAAATTAGTTTGAACATTATATTTACTTGTACATAATCAACATTTTGCCTTCTGAGAGCATTCAATTTGTTAAAAAGCACTTGTGTAGAGTTTATGaagaattatacattttttaccaaGGCATATTGGATTCAGcaatttaatcatttattgaaGGTTCACTTTTTAGGGAAATTGACAGTATAATAGtaatataattcattttaaaagcatatattttttcaaaactgCAAATCAGTTTGATCAATAAAGGCAGCTTATATTAATGTAAGAATTATTCGAATAACACAACACTAAAAATCGTTGCTGCAAGAACTGGCATTTAAAGATTCCACAAATTTAACTCCCTCTAAATGTAGCTTAGATTTTATCtgcaaatatattattttatcttttgtattattttcatcTGTATTGTCATAGATTTAATTTATTGTTATGTAGTTTATTCTATAATTCATGTTAAACTGTGCCACCACTAAATTAtccaaatgtttataaatgcaTGAACTGAAAATGCTAATTCAGCTAGCACTGAATCAAAGCAGGCAGGATAATGCTAAATATTGGGCAGTCAGCATAACACTAAATGGCCTTATGCTTTGATTCCTTGAGCAGCATTAGCATGCTACAGTTTTCCCAGAAATTATTCTCAAACCATGTAGTTAAAATACCAGGCTGCAGAACAACAATaacagtgcactttaaagagaaATTTCCATGTTCATAAGCAAGCTTCATAAAAAGCTTTTGTAAATAGAGAACAAAGCTATCAGCCATGGTCCAGATATAGCATGATGGAAAGCAATCCTAAATTGAACTATATT from Hoplias malabaricus isolate fHopMal1 chromosome 2, fHopMal1.hap1, whole genome shotgun sequence encodes the following:
- the LOC136686483 gene encoding uncharacterized protein C4orf54-like, whose protein sequence is METLHAALTLGELAAHLKQKQQQQLKVSEEEPESNYADLRETNTSLSSGTKTNGTKTVKVTFTGEGNQLAVFRWKDPGDAKDSSSSVKSEFTEGEEEQEELSYTEMRLGNSLHSEDDSATPTVDAESHYITTHEIQLTELDHDVDFDFGRGSRWGYDDDNLVYSFVDYASFESVNEDGIGAKSIQRSDGQTPRPPKLAATEAPVSTESEPCEGTSSDESPYKVPDDRLCSSGQVHMAVKTSQPLSGPEEENFYFRTAQNSTGHFINSVRKDEALQEQAHCFIPAPGRQHLASKLRGKDINEYSSGASSSVSELDDADKEVRNLTAKSFRSLACPYFDAIDLRTSSESSVSEHGLSFNRWSAVVDWNYGSIDHEHGTLETTKHTENKNGNIITSKNRSSESAKKLEVTSKFQSERDEAKAVNLTEMLSISCNMETALASKSTHSISGSCSTANVEITKPARSGYETGNQPSEVTDGSKDTYQKAVVASSLLQNVISKKMQFEQVCMERFQVQQFSPCPQYTNSQNDNTDTKNVQRQASETGSGESTISLEELGDIMHSVSHLSEEEANSHGATGEACLESPGPSASTSKAEPCESCKGKLPCLQSSAFKTWKDSEHMIPGSDTKPTDVTVSTERGNERKTKVSHLYVPSSHPLPKERDLVKSAGEGGQGETSAGSDCSQGKAKEITICLQNMKENNSNQVSIASLLTPSIGHNPVKSHILSVSDKAPHFMVRDFRDNKWKLHTPIHQVRDVRKLVKSSYRFVSLEKPAHKSGPSVSYEEIQDVKKEPDKSHFPSPMVIKFQSVNTSSTQQSAKVSSKSSQETETAREVSPCSRNERMRRVTCTKQMDPKLVRQKMECKLTNQAALEKLKAAVKTMEQLYVFDRNEWKRKAEAPRVVTDSHILSLITSEEHRVAGKTNSEDKQVKMSNLESHTERMHMKPVVQTGISKTTKHDLCDSRCMMGPEGCLGKRTSVSVGAHQNRPFSTGEKSSKGPLCLKFSQSKARLEDRGRVGTPASETVSKSQHFHPPMPDSQNYLTIPVKSSPTDHKIALQPCPQQTHQTLQRSPVVTDSWAPESPTATIMYHHTAHPQLVCITPPLDIPAPNTQRKLLLDPSTGQYYLVDNPVPLQPATQRIFYPESGRYLDVPMSVTPVPISPLTLSPAYPPPTYFVYRPPLLPLHSHTQSSTCLEGDALESGARSLYLAPPGAPTSGAKQVISISSQQGPRIIAPPSFDGTTMSFVVEHR